From Cotesia glomerata isolate CgM1 linkage group LG2, MPM_Cglom_v2.3, whole genome shotgun sequence, a single genomic window includes:
- the LOC123260218 gene encoding sodium channel protein Nach-like, whose product METISIRVDKKNFRRPQNRWVSSAKPKRATTAWGKFIIILKKHVKLFCDNTSLVGYKYLTEPGRPVRERVFWIIIHTVTLCTLSVTIFSLWKQYVDTPVVTLVDSDHYPSNELDLPGVSICNINRMSRKAVEIFAQELIDAKATNASFIEVMKMILGLGSLYETGYDRTETDEKMDLLIDEVLRKFYREDDYDVTPLLKRLSPSCTKGIQSCYFRNKLVNCSDLFKFRKNQHGYCCIFNYIREPDEIITDKEFKKHKPLRSLKIGNSGIANGLSIVLEPELEDYFFTFFEMIGWKIAIFNSGDYPDNTSGGVSEVLISPSTENFIQLTVKSFTSTEAVRSVPKEKRECIFSDEEKVLQANYTYSDCIVDCRAKSIWETCNCRPFSLPRRGNDEYSRKVCNTKNSDCIHRNQVKWWSVLPHEVTNPEEVENFERAVEGDGDNLLHCNSCYPACNDVSYYVFNDFVPLQTGYYQSELLDNLEVKDQSIVHIYFINFGSVRLKMDLGYYWYELLSNIGGICGIFIGFSLLSLVELGYFFLGFIYEICCPGKIITEVGNTIEDPGDPGDTERSATDMQSVNRIYWNELLSQPRVGMKNKIVRPRRKLRY is encoded by the exons atggagACAATAAGTATCAgagtagataaaaaaaatttccgtcGGCCTCAGAATCGTTGGGTGTCGTCAGCAAAACCAAAACGAGCCACCACAGCTTggggaaaatttataataattctcAAGAAGCATGTAAAGCTTTTTTGCGACAATACGAGTCTGGTTGGTTACAAATATTTGACAGAACCGGGACGCCCAGTTCGTGaaag AGTTTTCTGGATAATAATTCATACGGTAACTTTGTGCACGCTGAGTGTTACTATATTCAGTCTTTGGAAACAGTATGTCGATACGCCGGTGGTGACTCTGGTAGATTCGGACCATTACCCGTCCAACGAGCTCGATTTACCAG gtgtTTCTATTTGTAATATTAATCGGATGAGCAGGAAAGCGGTTGAAATTTTCGCTCAAGAACT tatCGACGCTAAAGCAACGAATGCTTCATTTATCGAAGTGATGAAAATGATCCTTGGACTAGGCAGTCTCTATGAAACTGGATACGATCGAACCGAAACCGACGAGAAAATGGATTTGTTGATTGATGAAGTGCTGCGTAAGTTTTATCGTGAGGATGATTACGACGTTACACCGTTATTGAAGCGA CTATCTCCAAGTTGTACAAAGGGAATACAGTCCTGTTACTTTCGAAATAAACTTGTTAATTGCTCGGATTTATTCAAGTTTCGTAAAAACCAGCATGGATACTGCTGCATATTCAATTACATACGTGAGCCGGACGAAATTATcac AGACaaggaatttaaaaaacataaaccGTTGCGGTCCCTCAAGATAGGAAATTCAGGAATTGCCAATGGACTGTCAATTGTGTTAGAACCAGAGCtggaagattatttttttacattttttgaaatgatcGGTTGGaag ATAGCAATATTTAATTCTGGTGATTACCCCGACAATACCAGTGGTGGTGTATCCGAGGTACTGATATCACCGTCAACGGAAAATTTCATCCAACTAACCGTGAAATCATTCACGAGCACAGAAGCAGTTAGAAGCGTACCTAAAGAGAAACGGGAGTGCATATTCAGCGACGAGGAAAAAGTACTGCAGGCTAATTACACTTACAGTGATTGCATCGTCGACTGTCGCGCTAAGTCAATTTGGGAGACCTGCAACTGCAGACCCTTCTCTTTGCCCCGACGCGGTAACGATGAAT ATAGCCGGAAAGTTTGCAATACCAAAAACAGCGATTGCATTCATCGTAATcaag TGAAATGGTGGTCAGTATTACCTCACGAAGTAACAAATCCAGAAGAAGTTGAAAACTTCGAAAGAGCTGTTGAAGGAGACGGAGATAACTTATTGCACTGTAACAGTTGCTATCCGGCGTGTAACGACGTGTCTTATTATGTTTTTAATGACTTCGTGCCTCTTCAAACAGGGTATTATCAGTCGGAATTACT GGACAATCTTGAAGTTAAGGATCAAAGTATTGTTCATATTTACTTTATAAACTTCGGAAGTGTACGGCTCAAAATGGACTTGGGCTATTACTGGTACGAGCTACTCA GCAATATCGGAGGAATATGTGGAATATTCATCGGCTTCAGTCTTCTTAGTCTTGTTGAACTGGGTTATTTCTTCCTCggttttatttatgaaatttgctgTCCAGGTAAAATAATAACTGAAGTTGGAAACACGATAGAGGACCCGGGAGACCCTGGTGACACTGAAAGGTCTGCTACAGATATGCAATCCGTTAACAGAATCTACTGGAACGAGCTGCTGTCACAGCCGAGAGTCGGTATGAAAAATAAGATTGTTCGTCCGCGACGTAAACTCAGATattga
- the LOC123260226 gene encoding gustatory receptor 23a-like: MKLRFKHINKILKNFLKSHSKNITQEGTNDRWVTSVQNNLGLDFLCNVRRVHLELVILCRNTTTIFGTPLAFTTISFFVHIVFSLYWQYLELIRANFDIYEIMLSIVITSIWIVPFCLSFLSVNYICKETVNEWRQTGVILNKSELESIGTEFQTEIRNFSAQVQRNNLKFSPCGFFDLNFYFVRDFTAAVATYLVIMLQNYPD; encoded by the exons ATGAAATTGCGGTTtaaacatataaataaaatactgaaaaattttctaaaatcacATTCCAAAAATATAACGCAAGAAGGAACAAATGATAGATGGGTAACTTCCGTTCAAAATAATTTGGGATTAGATTTTCTTTGTAACGTCAG ACGCGTACATTTGGAATTGGTAATACTGTGCCGTAATACAACAACAATTTTCGGTACTCCACTCGCTTTTACTACAATTAGCTTTTTTGTTCACattgttttttcattatacTGGCAATATTTAGAATTGATAAGAgcaaattttgatatttatgaaataatgCTTTCCATTGTAATAACTTCGATTTGGATAGTGCCTTTCTGTTTAAGCTTCCTcagtgttaattatatatgtaaGGAGACCGTAAATGAG TGGAGGCAAACTGGtgtaatacttaataaatcgGAGCTCGAGTCCATTGGTACTGAATTCCAGACAGAAATACGCAACTTTTCGGCTCAAGTACAAAGAAACAATTTAAAGTTTTCACCATGTGGATTTTTTGATCTTAACTTTTACTTCGTTAGAGAT TTTACTGCAGCGGTGGCTACGTACTTAGTTATAATGCTCCAAAATTACCCTGACTAA